In Quercus lobata isolate SW786 chromosome 12, ValleyOak3.0 Primary Assembly, whole genome shotgun sequence, a genomic segment contains:
- the LOC115969791 gene encoding PSME3-interacting protein, with product MAEEPSRPIRLMSFVSEEQLDEAKKARGERVEDGTAQRDRALFEILKENKDKKDAEFNERFKHRPPKALDDDETEFLEKVEMSRREYEQQIADEEAQQLQSFQAAVAAQSNIVHELKEKTPAPIIQEQKSIGRKNLPARPLGMIIKVKPQAKKPKLETGTSEQSSEVVKIHAVDAEKSLETLKNSNSNTNKSQDVGISGLVAYSDESEEDD from the exons ATGGCTGAAGAACCAAGCCGTCCGATTCGGCTTATGAGTTTCGTCTCGGAGGAACAG TTGGATGAAGCTAAAAAGGCAAGAGGCGAGCGTGTTGAGGATGGCACTGCCCAAAGAGATAGAGCTCTCTTTGAG ATTCTAAAGGAGAACAAAGACAAGAAAGATGCAGAGTTTAATGAACGTTTCAAGCACA gaCCACCCAAAGCTTTGGATGATGATGAGACTGAGTTTCTTGAAAAGGTGGAAATG TCAAGGAGGGAATATGAACAACAAATTGCAGATGAGGAAGCTCAGCAGCTGCAGAGTTTCCAG GCAGCAGTGGCAGCACAGTCTAATATTGTACACGAGCTTAAGGAAAAAACCCCTGCTCCTATAATCCAG GAACAGAAATCAATTGGGAGGAAAAATCTGCCTGCTCGTCCATTAGGTATGATTATTAAAGTCAAGCCACAAGCAAAGAAACCAAAGTTAGAAACAGGAACTTCCGAGCAGTCTTCAGAGGTAGTGAAAATCCATGCTGTTGATGCAGAAAAATCTTTGGAGACGTTGAAAAATTCTAATAGTAATACTAATAAGTCCCAAGATGTTGGTATAAGTGGTCTAGTTGCATATAGTGAtgaaagtgaagaagatgactAG